The genomic interval CGTTGTGATACAGTTTTGCACTCTTCTTCCTTAACAAGCTGTTGTGTTGCTTGTATGAGGGTGTCAATTTTACTACCACTGCTGTGATCATGGTAGTTTTTGCTACTGTCTGTGTCAGAATGTACTGATTCAGTCCTGTGTTGGTAGCTTTGCACATCTTGTGGCTGTTGGACATGCTGGGATGGATCCCTCTGTTGTGGACTGTGCGTGGAACTATGAGCTGGAGATATTGCTGATTGCACATGCCCACTGCTTCTGTGCAGCCCTGTACTGCTGGACTGCCCACAGCACTGTGTTTCTGACATTCTTTGTAACATTGTCTGTGATTGGCTATTGTGTGCATGAGCAAGTTCagggttgccatggtaatacgGATGATGATGCTGAGACTCCTCATCATAATGCATCCGATATTGTACATTTTCACTGCCACAGTGCCCATAAGTATCCGATGCACCGTATGTATAAGACCCTGTGTAACCATAACTACCATCTCCGTAGATACCATAGGCAGTGGGAAACATTGCTGCTCCATATCTTTCCATTCCCTCTTGGTAAGGAATTGCTGGATAACCAGGCATGGGAACAGGCACTTCACATGTCTGGTACTGTCCATACCCCCTCTCTgtcatgtattcattcatataaTGTCCTTCATATGCAGCATTGGTTGCTGAGACCGAATAAGGCATTGATTTTTGAGCTCGTGATTTGCACCTGGCTGGACGTACTTTCCCAACACGAGACCTTTCATTGCTTCCATTGCTGTAGGAGTTCTGGAGTGTGTTGGCTTCCAACTGATCCATGGATAAGAACAATTCCTTATCATCTGAATTTCTGGAAAGTCAGAAAACTAGCGTTACTATGGAAATAATTCATGACAAATGTTATAGGTTTCATTGTGATTTAGAAGCAATTCATACAAGCTGATGTCTTGGAATATTAAGTACTTCGGTGATTGTGATATTGCTGACTTGTAATGAAGCAAAACATACATGATGATTGTGACCTTTGAAGAAGATGAGGTATGAATGCATGAATTGTTGTGACAGAACATGCATTTGTACAAATTGACTTATTTCATGTCAGccaatatcaaatataaaaaataaaaactatccAAAATCACAATTTGTCAGGTTTGATTTACATTTTTGCAAGAAATATTCATTGGTAGAAtttatgatgtacatattaaatgtgcaatattttatttattgaatttgtACCATTAAGAAAACATTGATGTCAAAATAGAATTAATCTTTTTCATTATGTGACCATATACAATTACATATTGTTATTTGTAGTATCACATTTAACGTCAATTAATTGATAATGTTGGCTAATGTTCAAGGATCTCGGATCAATTGCAATGTAATGTAGATGGCTGTGTTATTGCTCAAAACATATTTCAGTTAAATTTGGTTGAAAATATTGTTATGTCAAAGTAATTCTGATTATTAGTATGAAAGTGGAATCACTTTTAATGATAGCTATAGATAATGTAGGAAGATTCATTGAACTAtttgtaaatcaatatattaagtAATTACTATAAGTATGTGTAGTGTATTAAAGACATTGTACCAGCCACACTAACTTGTGAAGCCAAAACATGAAAAATGGTCTGTTTTGTTACAATTTTTGTGCATCAAAATAGATACATTAACAGTATATTAAAAGTATCAGAAACTGAGGTTCTACTTACGTTAAAACTGTATTGACGCTGACAATACAATGTGGGCGTGAAGACCGACTATTGTGTACAATTGTGGCAGAACTTTGAATCCAGACCCAGCCTCCTTGCTTGGTTAGGAACCTATAGTATTTGGTGGTTACCTGCCCTTTCAGCAGTActgcaatatatatatcaaagtcaaagtcaaatttATCAACTGATTTGAGAAAAGTAGCAGGTGAGCAGATTTTTATAATCACAAATTTATAGGAAAAGTGAATGACATAAAGTAAGAATACTATTCTGTACGTCATTACCACTTTTGATAGGATACATGGAACTATGACCATGAAATAATATGCAGAATATTCTACTCATATGCAAAACACATGCATTTATGAGCCTATCAACATGGATTGAgcaattaattaataaattaatatgcaaaaacACAAGTAGACCATTCTATTTTTATCTTAACCTATTACCACTGATTTTTTAAGAATCAATGCTTTAGCATggataaatcaatcaaatgtaTTGATTAGAAGTGGTTTTGACGCTGATAccattgatatatttgtttgattaaattactgattgattgattgattgattgattgattgattgattgactgactgactgactgattggattgattgattgattgattgattgattgaatgattgattgattgattgattgactgactgactgacattgattgattgattgattgattgattgattgattgattgattgattgattgattgattgactgactgacattgattgattgattgattgattgattgattgattgattgattgattggttgattgattgattgattgattgattgattgattgattgattgattgattgattgattgatttaatgtACTCACATGTATGGTGGGCATATCGTATATGAAGGACGTCCATTCCATGGATATAATGATATAAAGTTTTCTCAATTAGATCCTGTGGTTCATATCCAGTTAATGCTGCAACTCTGATTAaagagaaaatacaaatatttgagttATCACAAACAAGTGATCATCCTTCAAGTACCTATAGAATTGACTTTTAATAGTTATCTGTGGAATGGGGGTTGCGAAGGTCTACACTGAATGTAGCTGCACGTAATCCGTAAAGACTCCACAAACATTCTCAAACCATGACAGACAAACGCAAGTCAAGAAATCAACAATCtaaaattaattacaattatCGCTTCAACACGAGATTGGGACATTGATACTCACTTTTTTCCTTGAAAAAAAGAATTCTGggcaatattttcattacactTTTAAAAGCTATGAGTTGTCATTTTAGGAATATATTTTGGTTGATGAACAGGTGTTCCAATTCGACTTAGAACAAGTCACTGTCAGCCATATTTGAATAGTATTCTGACAGTCACATCTCCGCGACCCTTGACCtcttaatatgtaaattaggacAACGATAGCGTAACATCTCTAACATCTTGCAAACAACTCAACACATTCATTGTAAGTATTCAAAAAAtctaatgacatcatcatccaTGTGTGCCGTGTCTCACGATTGATGGGGCCTCCTTTCCATGTAAATAATACATGGGATATTTGTGTAAAAATAAGATGAAAAAATGCCatccattttgaaatatatggaAGCAGGGCGAAGTACACTACCACTGATAGTGAGTCAAGTACAGATAAGGCTGGGTGACTAAGCCAAACTTAATGATTATCAAATGGTATTAAGGTTAACCTTGGGAGAGTTTTGTACTCTGTATGCCCTTACTAGATCACCGACAGATGGTCTTTTCATCATAACGTATTACTGTAATCTAATTTAGACCAATCCACACGTAAGTAATGTGGTATGATTCAAGTACACAAGATGTATCAAGACTACTGGACATTAGTGAATGACAATACGAACTGTATATCGAACCAGTACAAAGCCAATCAAAAACTGGTTTATATATGCACCTTTTGATTGGTTTGTTCATTGTACATCTAATATTAGAAAGTGTTATTAAAACTATTGTCCAATTAGAAACTTGAAGTTGCAAACCAAGCATTTCGAAAAGATAAATACttcaatttgtataaatatacGTAGTTACATGAACATTATGTTGTATATGATCGGTGTCTACAGCGCTGACTAATGTTCGACTTTATCATGATTCCATAAACTTgttttatatttcattcattttatttgcgTATTTTATTATTGGTTTTTCAACACTaaagttgtttgttttcatcataGCACAAATAATTTAGACGGCCATGTTTATGGCAAGATGAAATCATACCATTTACTTGATTCAATTGGTCAATCAGCATGTAGCTTTCTTAATGAATTCGAAGTTGTCTATTGAATGGCACCTTCTATTGGTTGTCGATTATTAAACAAGCCTGACAGGTTGCAGTCGAGAGTGCCGAGCTGTGGCTTGTATGATTCTGAAGGccaaaatataatacattgcaTTTTTTAACAAGTAAATTGTATGTAATATGCTTACCTGGCATCTAAAAATATAAGTTTAAGATCTAAACTGGCTCGGAACATAAACATATTACTGTGCATTTTGATTTCTGTGATAGAGTTAGGGGGTAAGGAATGTCCAATGGCAACCAGGCCGATATTCTGGTAGCAACCATCAAATGGTGCTATGTCCATCGTATATTGCTTTATTTTCAGATAACCACTGCAGTGGATAACCTAGAAAAGGCAAAGAGAATTA from Glandiceps talaboti chromosome 3, keGlaTala1.1, whole genome shotgun sequence carries:
- the LOC144432887 gene encoding single-minded homolog 1-like, encoding MKEKSKNAARTRREKENAEFYELAKLLPLPSAITSQLDKASIIRLSTSYLKMRALFPEGLGDSWGHSPRPPNSYDSMVKELGSHLLQTLDGFIFVIAPDGKIIYISETASVHLGLSQVELTGNSIYEYIHPADHDEMTALLTVHQQYHTHVITDFEIERSFFLRMKCVLAKRNAGLTSGGYKVIHCSGYLKIKQYTMDIAPFDGCYQNIGLVAIGHSLPPNSITEIKMHSNMFMFRASLDLKLIFLDARVAALTGYEPQDLIEKTLYHYIHGMDVLHIRYAHHTLLLKGQVTTKYYRFLTKQGGWVWIQSSATIVHNSRSSRPHCIVSVNTVLTNSDDKELFLSMDQLEANTLQNSYSNGSNERSRVGKVRPARCKSRAQKSMPYSVSATNAAYEGHYMNEYMTERGYGQYQTCEVPVPMPGYPAIPYQEGMERYGAAMFPTAYGIYGDGSYGYTGSYTYGASDTYGHCGSENVQYRMHYDEESQHHHPYYHGNPELAHAHNSQSQTMLQRMSETQCCGQSSSTGLHRSSGHVQSAISPAHSSTHSPQQRDPSQHVQQPQDVQSYQHRTESVHSDTDSSKNYHDHSSGSKIDTLIQATQQLVKEEECKTVSQRQPRQSSPKTSATPSTSQTSPVRVISRNHGNNPSPSSSSSNSNQVDRTVDSTSNRAVYFNSTSTIHYSGDMAGPVDYSKDYSKRLNSVDYLSSANNQYPANYHSVYNYYNDNSKRYMMPCTDEIERTKAYPTMISNGSMEDTMDSHYGNRVSHYKGQVNGYAY